The following proteins are encoded in a genomic region of Populus trichocarpa isolate Nisqually-1 chromosome 13, P.trichocarpa_v4.1, whole genome shotgun sequence:
- the LOC127904194 gene encoding glyoxylate/hydroxypyruvate/pyruvate reductase 2KGR-like: METNHHTTQQTEKEKNPNLEKILGIKMRSIGVLMTCPMDKYLEQHLETHFNLFKLWHCNSSITEFLKTDQGNTIRAVVGNTEIGEDVELIASLPSLEIVANYSVGLDKIDLRKCEEKGIRVANTPDVLTDDVADLAIWLILRVLRRICASDAYVRIGKWKDADFGLATKVHAC; the protein is encoded by the exons ATGGAAACGAACCACCACACAACCCAACAGacagaaaaggagaagaaccCTAACCTTGAAAAAATCTTAGGCATAAAAATGAGGTCCATTGGAGTCCTCATGACTTGTCCGATGGACAAATACCTAGAACAACATCTAGAAACCCACTTTAATCTCTTCAAACTATGGCACTGCAACTCTTCAATAACTGAATTCTTGAAAACAGATCAAGGAAACACAATCAGAGCAGTAGTAGGTAACACTGAGATTGGTGAAGATGTTGAACTAATTGCGTCATTGCCAAGTTTAGAAATTGTTGCCAATTACAGTGTAGGATtggataaaattgatttgagaaAGTGTGAAGAGAAAGGGATTAGAGTTGCTAATACCCCTGATGTTTTGACTGATGATGTTGCTGACTTAGCAATTTGGTTGATATTGAGGGTTTTGAGGAGGATTTGTGCTTCTGATGCTTACGTCAGGATTGGCAAGTGGAAGGATGCTGATTTTGGATTGGCAACAAAG GTGCATGCTTgttag
- the LOC7487701 gene encoding phosphoenolpyruvate carboxylase kinase 2, protein MCDDTLKSNYHLCEEIGRGRFGTISRCFSPIKNEFFACKSIDKNLLNDPTDRECLQNEAKIMSLLSPHPNIVQLFDVYDTEDSLDMVLELCQQSTLYDRLMKSSNDGLSEGRCASIMKQLLTAIAHCHRFGIVHRDIKPDNILFDEMNRVKLADFGSADWVGEEGTLSGVVGTPYYVAPEVVMGRDYNEKVDVWSAGVVLYVLLAGFPPFYGETAEEIFQAVVRGNLRFPPKVFRNVSPEAKDLLRKMICRDVSRRFSAEQALWHPWILSGGD, encoded by the exons ATGTGTGATGATACCTTAAAGAGCAACTATCATCTCTGTGAAGAGATCGGCCGAGGAAGATTTGGCACGATCTCTCGTTGTTTTTCACCCATCAAGAACGAATTCTTTGCTTGCAAATCTATCGACAAGAATCTCCTTAATGACCCAACTGACCGTGAGTGTCTTCAAAACGAAGCAAAGATTATGTCCCTCTTGTCTCCCCATCCAAACATTGTCCAACTCTTCGATGTCTACGATACTGAAGATTCTcttgacatggtattagagctttGCCAGCAGTCTACTCTTTATGATCGTTTAATGAAGAGTAGTAATGACGGGTTAAGCGAAGGCAGGTGTGCGTCGATAATGAAACAATTATTGACTGCAATAGCGCATTGCCATAGATTTGGTATTGTGCACAGAGATATTAAGCCGGATAACATATTGTTTGATGAGATGAACCGGGTCAAGTTGGCGGATTTTGGGTCCGCTGATTGGGTTGGGGAGGAGGGGACGTTGAGTGGGGTGGTGGGTACCCCGTATTATGTGGCGCCGGAGGTGGTGATGGGGAGAGATTATAATGAGAAAGTTGATGTGTGGAGTGCCGGTGTCgttttgtatgttttgttaGCTGGATTTCCGCCGTTTTATGGGGAGACTGCTGAGGAGATTTTTCAGGCTGTTGTTAGAGGGAATTTGAGGTTTCCTCCTAAGGTTTTTAGAAATGTTTCCCCGGAAGCTAAGGATCTGTTGAGGAAGATGATTTGTAGAGACGTTTCTAGGAGATTTTCAGCTGAGCAAGCTCTAT GGCACCCATGGATCTTGAGTGGAGGAGACTAG